One Terriglobia bacterium genomic region harbors:
- a CDS encoding B12-binding domain-containing radical SAM protein — MARVILVNPSMSTVGYSIITPRWLYVIAQATPGELVGEPILVDESIEQFDPAHVRPGDIVGIGITTGNCIPGYRVMREAKSRGAKVIMGGIHATIFPEEPLEMGADAVVTGSGEVVWGQVVKDAVENNLRRKYDGGRVAGDAMLKAKWDLLDPAKYIFPTVQTVAGCPENCSFCSVWVTEGRQPRQRLSDKVIEEVNELYDLGFRYIVFADDNFNPSTLGRIAREPGENKRKELEQIREDRLKFFDEYDRNVPRDMFAFAQMTAEATSDEEYLQALYHKMRIRTALIGVESFSEEGLKSVGKLWNPIGQEMVEAIQRIQDCGIYVLSSIISGLESDTVQTIRTMRKFATESGTLFAQFTVFNPYPGTKDFYEMMNDKKYRGKPDFVAKHTTQILQDRYWLKPLRPVDIVKHQNITMSELHAENKKCWDSFYSIRESLKRTRRGRARRWSWGGKMAYLFACLAFRGAYAGYGMAADSVRRKNMGFSTKILIKTAANVFNRFYRQKKLQVRVSMRAH, encoded by the coding sequence ATGGCGAGAGTGATCCTGGTGAATCCTTCGATGTCTACTGTGGGCTACAGCATCATTACTCCAAGATGGCTTTATGTCATCGCGCAAGCGACGCCTGGGGAGCTTGTCGGTGAACCCATACTCGTCGATGAGTCCATTGAGCAATTTGATCCGGCACATGTTCGCCCGGGAGATATCGTCGGCATCGGCATCACGACGGGCAACTGTATCCCGGGGTATCGGGTCATGAGAGAGGCAAAGTCGAGGGGCGCCAAGGTGATCATGGGGGGCATACACGCCACGATCTTCCCGGAGGAACCGCTTGAAATGGGGGCCGACGCAGTTGTCACGGGCAGCGGAGAAGTCGTATGGGGTCAGGTCGTCAAAGATGCGGTCGAGAATAATTTGCGGCGAAAGTACGATGGGGGCCGGGTGGCCGGCGACGCGATGCTGAAAGCGAAATGGGATCTTCTCGACCCCGCCAAGTACATTTTTCCCACGGTGCAGACGGTGGCGGGGTGTCCTGAGAATTGCAGTTTTTGTTCCGTTTGGGTGACCGAAGGACGCCAGCCGCGCCAGCGCTTGAGTGACAAAGTTATCGAGGAAGTCAATGAGCTGTATGACCTGGGATTTCGATACATCGTTTTCGCGGACGATAATTTCAATCCGTCGACCCTGGGCCGGATCGCCCGTGAACCGGGAGAAAACAAACGGAAGGAGCTCGAGCAAATCCGCGAGGACCGGTTGAAGTTTTTTGACGAGTACGATCGGAACGTCCCCCGCGACATGTTCGCCTTCGCCCAAATGACCGCCGAGGCGACCTCGGATGAAGAGTACCTACAGGCCCTGTACCACAAGATGCGAATCCGGACGGCGCTGATCGGAGTCGAATCATTCTCCGAAGAAGGCCTCAAGAGTGTCGGGAAGCTGTGGAATCCCATCGGACAAGAAATGGTGGAGGCCATTCAGCGGATCCAGGATTGCGGGATCTACGTGTTGAGCTCGATCATTAGCGGGCTTGAATCCGATACCGTCCAGACCATCCGGACGATGCGGAAGTTTGCCACCGAGTCAGGTACGCTGTTTGCGCAGTTTACGGTGTTTAATCCCTATCCCGGGACCAAAGATTTTTATGAGATGATGAACGACAAGAAGTACCGGGGGAAACCGGATTTCGTTGCGAAACATACCACTCAAATTCTTCAGGACCGGTACTGGCTAAAGCCGCTCAGGCCGGTCGACATTGTCAAACACCAGAACATCACCATGAGTGAATTGCACGCCGAGAACAAGAAGTGCTGGGACAGCTTCTATTCCATCCGGGAGAGCCTTAAGCGGACCCGGCGCGGGAGAGCCCGGAGGTGGTCATGGGGCGGGAAGATGGCCTACTTGTTCGCCTGCCTGGCATTTCGCGGGGCCTATGCGGGATATGGAATGGCGGCCGACAGCGTTCGCCGCAAGAACATGGGATTTTCGACCAAGATCCTTATCAAAACCGCAGCCAATGTTTTCAACCGTTTTTACCGCCAAAAAAAGCTCCAGGTCAGAGTGTCGATGAGGGCCCATTAG
- a CDS encoding EAL domain-containing protein, with the protein MKKDDAGRLNRQGWSEAHVPSPSDLALNTLTVLECGTCDLRQTTLDSVTGFPTIPTLKVDVDLLFDTHPRVGVIYLQLGKFSGLESAYGWELFGEILHIAAASIKTWSVSGEWKDRILSIHFNNVDGFYLVVTMNGLKSETPHLLLELLAHQLRDLVYNALCAEFGRNVIDLLGVFQYSMKLEHDPRVRVSRQLHRAFKDTSRLVNRSERKEQDALEQEVRNIITQRIIHTVFQPIVHLASQQRVGYEALTRGPEGSLLENPEPLFAAARDNSLLMELESICQASAFDSILAFKPQGRIFVNTSSNFITHPLFHKRLKETVLKKLVPSLVFEITEKEAIENYQDFRNAIDPVRKAGVRLAVDDAGSGYADLESIAEVRPEYIKIANSITRNVSHDLIKQEIVSSFLGLALKLRSTVIAEGIETREDFHVLKRLGVEYGQGYFLGRPAQLVKAS; encoded by the coding sequence GGCACTTGTGATCTGCGGCAGACGACTCTCGATTCCGTGACGGGGTTTCCCACCATACCAACCCTGAAGGTGGATGTTGACCTGTTGTTTGATACTCATCCCCGGGTGGGAGTGATTTACCTGCAATTAGGCAAGTTCAGCGGGCTTGAGAGCGCCTATGGCTGGGAGTTGTTCGGGGAGATCCTGCACATCGCGGCCGCCTCGATCAAGACCTGGAGCGTGTCGGGCGAGTGGAAAGATCGCATCCTTTCCATCCACTTCAACAACGTGGATGGATTTTATCTCGTAGTAACGATGAACGGTCTCAAGTCAGAGACACCCCATCTCCTGCTGGAACTGCTGGCACACCAACTCCGTGACCTCGTGTACAACGCCTTATGCGCCGAATTCGGCCGCAACGTCATCGACCTCCTGGGAGTTTTTCAATACTCCATGAAATTGGAGCATGACCCGCGGGTGCGCGTGAGCCGGCAATTGCACCGGGCCTTCAAGGACACATCACGACTGGTGAACCGCTCGGAGCGCAAGGAACAAGACGCCCTGGAACAGGAAGTACGGAATATCATCACACAACGGATCATTCACACGGTGTTCCAGCCCATCGTCCATCTGGCGAGCCAGCAGCGCGTGGGCTACGAAGCGCTCACGCGAGGCCCGGAAGGCAGTCTCCTGGAAAACCCCGAACCGCTCTTCGCCGCCGCGCGCGACAACTCGTTACTGATGGAGTTGGAATCGATCTGCCAGGCCTCGGCGTTTGATTCCATCCTCGCCTTCAAACCGCAGGGCCGTATTTTTGTCAATACCTCCTCCAACTTCATCACGCATCCCCTCTTCCACAAGCGGCTCAAGGAGACTGTCCTCAAGAAGCTCGTCCCCTCGCTGGTCTTTGAGATCACCGAAAAGGAAGCCATCGAGAACTACCAGGATTTCAGGAATGCGATCGACCCCGTCCGCAAAGCAGGCGTCCGGCTGGCCGTCGACGATGCGGGGTCCGGCTATGCCGACCTCGAATCCATCGCCGAGGTCCGGCCCGAATACATCAAGATTGCCAATTCCATTACCCGCAATGTTTCCCACGACCTCATCAAACAGGAGATCGTCTCCAGTTTCCTCGGGCTCGCCCTCAAACTCCGCTCCACCGTCATCGCCGAAGGCATCGAAACCCGGGAAGACTTTCATGTCCTGAAACGCCTCGGGGTAGAGTATGGACAGGGCTACTTCCTCGGACGCCCGGCCCAACTCGTGAAAGCCAGCTGA